From the genome of Spinacia oleracea cultivar Varoflay chromosome 2, BTI_SOV_V1, whole genome shotgun sequence, one region includes:
- the LOC110795897 gene encoding uncharacterized protein — MLLPPATSPRFKIFCCNNVISSIAFSLNKISQNFIFQRSLNSFSPSIWPSNSAVELSRRRTQQSSNSGVARPCVAVFAGGSVFSPHLPHRVLFSPSQSQVFRSLTLSCANLFEEPEQLDGQPRLRQQPLELTLIQRLGLVVGIFSRARSLLCFSRSMKCGKLSRSILQECALW; from the exons atgctattgccccctgcaacaagtccgcgtttcaaaattttttGCTGCAATAACGTTATTTCGTCAATAGCTTTTTCACTTAACAAAAtatctcaaaattttattttccagCGCTCTCTCAACTCCTTCTCTCCAAGCATCTGGCCTTCGaactcagccgtcgaactcagccgccgtcgaactcagcagtCGTCGAACTCAGGCGTTGCtcggccctgcgtcgctgtcttcgccggtgggtctgtgttctcgcctcatctcccccatcgCGTTCTGTTCTCGCCGTCACAGTCCCAAGTATTTCGATCTCTTACTCTCTCTTGCGCGAATCTGTTTGAGGAG CCGGAACAGCTAGATGGACAGCCTCGACTTCGACAACAGCCGTTAGAATTGACACTCATTCAG AGGCTTGGACTCGTAGTGGGTATTTTCAGCAGAGCGAGGAGTCTTCTCTGTTTCAGCAGGAGTATGAAATGCGGAAAATTAAGCAG gtctatactacaggaatgcgccttatggtag